Proteins encoded in a region of the Pseudomonas viciae genome:
- a CDS encoding LysR family transcriptional regulator gives MRRKIPSTTALISFEAAARHESFTKAAQELSLTQGAICRQIASLEEFLSVELFRRSRRGVKLTEAGLSYSRRVATQLDAVERDTLSVMGHTGANVIELAVVPTFGTQWLLPRLKDFQQQHPEVTVNLTNRTRPFLFADTEFDAAIYFGDADWPGTESHKLMGENPMPVCSPTLLGGKQSLTPEAIAELPLLQQTTRPYAWRQWFNSQSLNIARDLTGPRYELFSMLAQAAMHDMGVALIPPFLIQRELAEKRLVVANRNALSSIKAYYLMIPERKVESASLRAFRDWLVQQATSYQLD, from the coding sequence ATGCGCCGCAAAATCCCCAGCACCACCGCCCTAATCAGTTTTGAAGCTGCGGCACGTCACGAGAGCTTCACCAAAGCGGCGCAAGAGCTTTCTCTGACGCAAGGGGCTATTTGCCGACAGATTGCCAGCCTGGAAGAATTCCTCAGCGTGGAGTTGTTCCGACGCTCACGACGCGGGGTCAAACTGACCGAAGCAGGTCTTTCCTACAGCCGCCGGGTTGCCACCCAACTGGACGCTGTGGAGCGCGATACCCTTTCGGTGATGGGACACACCGGCGCGAACGTCATCGAGCTGGCGGTGGTACCCACGTTTGGCACCCAATGGCTATTACCGCGCCTCAAGGACTTCCAACAACAGCATCCGGAAGTCACCGTCAACTTGACCAACCGCACGCGACCCTTCCTCTTTGCGGACACGGAGTTTGACGCAGCCATCTATTTCGGCGATGCGGACTGGCCTGGTACCGAGTCCCACAAACTGATGGGCGAAAATCCGATGCCGGTATGCAGCCCTACCTTACTGGGCGGCAAGCAGAGCCTGACACCGGAGGCCATCGCCGAATTGCCCTTGCTCCAGCAGACCACTCGCCCGTATGCCTGGCGCCAGTGGTTCAACTCACAGAGCCTGAACATTGCCCGAGACCTGACAGGCCCGCGTTATGAACTATTCTCCATGCTTGCCCAGGCAGCCATGCACGATATGGGAGTTGCGTTGATCCCACCCTTTTTGATCCAGCGTGAACTGGCAGAGAAACGACTGGTCGTTGCCAACCGGAATGCACTGTCGAGTATCAAGGCCTATTACCTGATGATTCCTGAACGAAAGGTCGAATCTGCATCTCTTCGGGCTTTTCGCGATTGGCTTGTACAACAAGCAACGAGCTATCAGCTTGATTAA
- a CDS encoding acyl-CoA dehydrogenase: MAGKASFNWIDPLLLDQQLTEEERMIRDTAEQFAQQKLAPRVLEAFRHEKTDPAIFREMGEVGLLGATIPEQYGGSGLNYVSYGLIAREVERVDSGYRSMMSVQSSLVMVPINEFGTEAQKQKYLPKLASGEWIGCFGLTEPNHGSDPGAMITRARKVEGGYSLTGSKMWITNSPIADVFVVWGKDDAGDIRGFVLEKGWKGLSAPAIHGKVGLRASITGEIVMDNVFVPEENIFPDVRGLKGPFTCLNSARYGISWGALGAAEFCWHTARQYTLDRQQFGRPLAANQLIQKKLADMQTEITLALQGCLRLGRMKDEGTAAVEITSIMKRNSCGKSLDIARMARDMLGGNGISDEFGIARHLVNLEVVNTYEGTHDVHALILGRAQTGIQAFY; the protein is encoded by the coding sequence ATGGCCGGTAAAGCGAGCTTCAACTGGATCGATCCATTGTTGCTGGACCAGCAGCTCACCGAAGAAGAACGCATGATTCGCGACACTGCTGAGCAGTTCGCCCAACAGAAGCTCGCGCCGCGAGTGCTGGAAGCGTTCCGTCATGAGAAAACCGACCCGGCGATCTTCCGTGAAATGGGGGAAGTGGGGCTGCTGGGCGCAACCATTCCCGAACAATACGGTGGCAGTGGGCTGAACTACGTCAGCTATGGCCTGATCGCCCGCGAAGTGGAGCGCGTCGATTCCGGCTATCGCTCAATGATGAGTGTGCAGTCCTCGCTGGTCATGGTGCCGATCAATGAATTCGGCACCGAGGCCCAAAAGCAAAAGTACCTGCCCAAGCTGGCTTCCGGTGAATGGATCGGTTGCTTCGGTCTGACAGAGCCGAACCATGGTTCCGACCCGGGGGCGATGATTACTCGTGCGCGCAAGGTGGAGGGCGGCTACAGCCTGACGGGCAGCAAGATGTGGATCACCAACAGCCCTATCGCCGACGTATTTGTTGTCTGGGGCAAGGACGACGCGGGGGATATCCGCGGCTTTGTGCTCGAGAAAGGCTGGAAAGGTCTGAGCGCACCGGCCATTCATGGCAAGGTCGGCCTGCGTGCGTCGATCACCGGCGAGATCGTCATGGACAACGTGTTCGTTCCGGAAGAGAACATCTTCCCGGATGTCCGGGGTCTGAAGGGGCCGTTCACTTGTCTGAATTCGGCGCGCTACGGCATCTCCTGGGGTGCCTTGGGTGCCGCCGAGTTTTGCTGGCACACCGCTCGCCAATATACGTTGGACCGGCAGCAGTTCGGTCGCCCTCTGGCCGCCAATCAGTTGATCCAGAAGAAGCTGGCCGACATGCAGACCGAAATCACTCTTGCCCTACAAGGATGTCTGCGTCTGGGGCGTATGAAAGATGAGGGTACGGCTGCGGTTGAAATCACTTCGATCATGAAGCGCAACTCCTGCGGCAAGTCTCTGGATATCGCTCGCATGGCACGGGACATGTTGGGCGGCAACGGTATCTCCGATGAGTTCGGCATCGCCCGTCATCTGGTGAACCTTGAGGTGGTGAACACCTACGAAGGCACGCACGACGTTCATGCCCTCATTCTTGGGCGTGCGCAAACCGGCATCCAGGCGTTCTATTAA
- a CDS encoding Re/Si-specific NAD(P)(+) transhydrogenase subunit alpha, which produces MHIGVPLETQTGETRVAATPETIKKLIGQGHKVTVQSGAGIKASVIDSAYEAAGATIGSANDAFGAELILKVVAPSDSELTLIKSGTVLVGMLNPFNNETIAKLAERGITAFALEAAPRTSRAQSLDVLSSQANIAGYKAVLLAAHHYPRFMPMLMTAAGTVKAARVLILGAGVAGLQAIATAKRLGAVIEASDVRPAVKEQIESLGAKFVDVPYETDEERECAVGVGGYARPMPASWMQRQAQAVHERAKQADIVITTALIPGRKAPTLLSAETVAQMKPGSVVIDLAAAQGGNCPLTVADQVVVENGVTICGPTNLAGEVAADASALYARNLLDFLKLVFTKEGQFDVNLEDDIVAACLMCRDGQVIRKNA; this is translated from the coding sequence GTGCACATTGGTGTTCCCCTCGAAACCCAAACGGGTGAAACACGGGTTGCTGCAACCCCGGAAACCATCAAGAAGCTGATCGGCCAAGGTCATAAAGTCACTGTTCAAAGCGGTGCCGGCATCAAGGCCAGCGTTATCGACAGTGCTTATGAAGCCGCGGGTGCAACCATTGGCAGTGCCAATGATGCGTTCGGGGCCGAACTGATTCTCAAGGTGGTCGCCCCCAGCGACAGCGAACTGACGTTGATCAAGAGCGGCACCGTTCTGGTGGGCATGCTCAATCCGTTCAACAACGAAACCATCGCCAAGCTGGCCGAACGCGGTATTACCGCTTTCGCCCTGGAGGCTGCGCCACGTACCTCCCGCGCCCAGAGCCTGGATGTGCTGTCGTCTCAAGCGAACATTGCCGGCTACAAAGCCGTGCTGCTGGCCGCTCACCACTATCCACGCTTCATGCCGATGCTGATGACCGCTGCAGGCACTGTGAAAGCGGCACGCGTGCTGATTCTCGGCGCCGGCGTGGCCGGGCTGCAGGCAATTGCCACGGCCAAGCGCCTGGGCGCGGTAATCGAGGCGTCGGATGTACGACCTGCGGTGAAGGAGCAAATCGAATCCCTCGGCGCCAAGTTCGTCGACGTGCCCTACGAAACTGACGAAGAGCGCGAGTGCGCTGTCGGTGTCGGCGGATACGCCCGCCCGATGCCAGCCAGTTGGATGCAACGCCAGGCCCAGGCCGTGCACGAGCGCGCCAAACAGGCCGACATCGTCATCACCACGGCGTTGATTCCGGGCCGCAAGGCGCCAACCTTGCTGAGTGCCGAAACCGTGGCGCAGATGAAACCCGGCTCGGTGGTCATCGACCTGGCAGCGGCTCAGGGCGGCAACTGCCCGCTGACTGTGGCTGATCAGGTGGTGGTCGAGAATGGCGTGACCATCTGCGGCCCGACCAACCTGGCTGGCGAAGTCGCGGCCGATGCTTCGGCGCTGTACGCCCGCAACCTGCTGGACTTCCTGAAGCTGGTCTTCACCAAGGAAGGTCAGTTCGACGTGAACCTGGAAGACGACATCGTCGCCGCGTGCCTGATGTGCCGCGACGGCCAGGTCATCCGCAAAAACGCCTAA